One Halictus rubicundus isolate RS-2024b chromosome 10, iyHalRubi1_principal, whole genome shotgun sequence genomic window carries:
- the LOC143358176 gene encoding uncharacterized protein LOC143358176, which produces MPKKYPKHSQDTAKHAQIVLNTCPKQANDINSVEPRMMQHLMVLRCITEIGEPAPVDRIESGPSDCSGFGGCCASVLQDNGSVRKRSPWIREKRANRLFGRTREPSGGRVDIKTTDSSVHSIKCRQAFAERGQRERSLLASANVRVIVIVLLDLLTPDTERRKNQLEINNHTSSRVRYPTSKATMASILLASVLLLSFSCLSHAEGRPDYIHCQNNLECGAGHCCTIGPIRYSTPQCRPMQAAGETCRPSSASTINMTASYPDGTQVLLTDVHYILCPCADGLFCDKGTCSESAGKHDSNVLTNENRSKED; this is translated from the exons AAAATACCCAAAACATTCGCAAGACACCGCGAAACATGCGCAAATTGTGCTCAATACATGCCCAAAACAGGCCAATGACAT AAACTCGGTGGAGCCGAGAATGATGCAACATTTAATGGTCCTCCGATGTATAACCGAGATCGGTGAACCCGCTCCCGTG gaCAGAATTGAGTCAGGCCCTAGCGATTGCAGCGGTTTCGGTGGCTGTTGCGCGAGCGTCCTCCAGGATAATGGCTCGGTTCGAAAGCGATCTCCGTGGATCCGG GAAAAACGCGCGAACCGTTTATTTGGAAGAACGCGGGAGCCAAGCGGAGGAAGAGTCGATATAAAAACAACAGACTCATCGGTTCACTCGATCAAATGCCGACAAGCGTTCGCCGAGCGTGGACAACGTGAACGATCTCTACTGGCATCCGCGAATGTACGTGTAATCGTCATCGTGCTTCTCGATCTTCTAACACCTGAcacagaaagaagaaaaaaccagCTCGAGATCAATAATCATACATCTTCACGCGTAAG ATATCCGACATCAAAAGCAACGATGGCGTCGATCTTGCTCGCTTCGGTTCTCCTCCTCTCATTCAGCTGTCTCTCCCACGCGGAGGGTCGACCGGATTATATTCACTGTCAGAATAATTTGGAATGCGGGGCCGGACACTGTTGCACCATAG GACCGATCAGGTACAGCACCCCCCAATGCAGACCTATGCAAGCTGCGGGAGAAACGTGCAGACCAAGCAGCGCTTCCACTATCAACATGACAGCGTCGTACCCTGACGGTACTCAAGTGCTATTGACCGACGTTCATTACATCCTTTGTCCCTGCGCCGATGGATTGTTCTGCGATAAAGGAACCTGCAGCGAGTCAGCCGGGAAACACGACTCAAATGTGCTAACCAATGAAAACCGCAGTAAAGAGGATTGA